One window of Globicephala melas chromosome 5, mGloMel1.2, whole genome shotgun sequence genomic DNA carries:
- the TET2 gene encoding methylcytosine dioxygenase TET2 isoform X2, translated as MEQDRTNHVEGNRLSPFLIPSSSPICQTEPLAIKLQNGSPLTKRPYPEVNGDTKWQPCKSHYGIPHMKGSQNSRVSPDFIQESRGYSRCLQNGGIKRTVSEPSLSGLHQNKKLKQDQKANGESKNFGESQERNPGKGSSQPNVSDMSDKRGSVSSAAQGNEVKDFTVFSSHNCSGSENPELQILNQQEGKNANYHDKNIVLLLKNKAVLMPNGATVSASSMENTHGELLEKTLSQYYPDCVSIAVQKTTSHIHAINSQATNELSCEITHPSHTSGQINFPQTSNSELPPEPAAVVTEACGADSASIPAAVLGACPFPKPEQRKSVFEICPSPAENSNIQGTTKLVSGEEFCSGSSSNLQAPGGSSERYLKQNEMNGAYFKQSSVFTKDSFSATTTPPPSQLLLSPPPPLPQVPQLPSEGKSTLNDGVLEEHHHYPNQSNTTLLREVKIEGHHEAPPSRSPTPSTQVSNPSPMLPERPQNYCVNKNDIRTPGTMTFPLCSEKTRQLSEHLKHNPPILGSSGDAQDHCQQLMGHKEQEIFKSQDKEQTRDPVLPTQPYLKPGWIELKAPHCHQAESHLKCNEATLRSILQYQSNPSHQMTSKQYTGNSNVPGGLPGQAYTQKIIQPEQRPPRYQAEMNQGQSQGTVDQHLQFQKPSLQVHFSKTDPSPEAHRQSVCALRCHFQQRPDPQTEKLMPPTLKRHLNQQASETDPFSNSHLSQHKPHKQAAQTQPSQTSHLSQNQQQQQKLQMTNKEQMPQTFSHPQGNSDQQREGSFFSQIKGEKCFRGEDQHSKSSEFQTHNPQVGLEQVQNMNSINSPYGQILKSNASKVQISCSNNIHVVPENKEQTVNSELFAGNKIPNSHHMQYFPNNVTPKQDVLHRCFQELEQKPQQASVLQGYKNRNQDVSSQQAAQLAQQRYLMQNQANAFPLPNQAGSHIQTLPQKDIQKHAALRWHLLQKQEQQQTQQLQAESCHSQMQRPIKVEPGSKPHACMRLMSAQPENKMWKKIPKQEIPPPSCDNMQQRSILETMEQHLKQFQVKSLFDHKALTLKSQKQVKVEMSGPVTVLTRQTTAAELDSHTPALEQQAMPSSEKTPTKRTAGSVLNNFLESPSKLLDTPIKNLLDTPVKTQYDFPSCRCVGLDRRVKLLGLKESSILVKKAKVLRDVLLPNGWFAEAAARRSYCAWCESELATPVRLR; from the exons atggaacaggatagaacgaACCATGTTGAGGGCAACAGACTGAGTCCATTCCTGATACCATCTTCTTCTCCCATTTGCCAGACAGAACCTCTGGCTATAAAGCTCCAGAATGGAAGCCCATTAACCAAGAGACCTTATCCAGAAGTAAATGGAGACACCAAGTGGCAGCCTTGCAAGAGTCATTATGGAATACCCCACATGAAAGGAAGTCAGAATAGCCGCGTGAGTCCAGACTTCATACAAGAAAGTAGAGGGTATTCCAGATGTTTGCAAAATGGAGGGATAAAGCGCACAGTTAGTGAACCTTCTCTCTCTGGGCTCCATCAGAACAAGAAActgaaacaagaccaaaaggccaATGGAGAAAGCAAGAACTTCGGGGAAAGCCAAGAAAGAAATCCAGGCAAAGGCAGCAGTCAACCCAATGTCTCTGATATGAGTGACAAGAGAGGATCTGTTAGCTCTGCAGCCCAAGGAAATGAAGTTAAAGATTTCACTGTTTTTTCATCACATAACTGCAGTGGATCTGAAAATCCAGAGCTTCAGATTCTGAACCAACAGGAGGGGAAAAATGCTAACTACCACGACAAGAACATTGTATTACTTCTTAAAAATAAGGCAGTGCTAATGCCTAATGGTGCTACAGTTTCTGCCTCTTCCATGGAAAACACACATGGTGAACTCCTGGAAAAGACGCTGTCTCAATATTATCCAGATTGTGTTTCCATTGCGGTGCAGAAAACCACATCTCACATACATGCCATTAACAGTCAGGCTACTAATGAGTTGTCCTGTGAGATCACTCACCCATCGCATACCTCAGGGCAGATCAATTTCCCACAGACCTCGAACTCTGAGCTGCCTCCAGAGCCAGCTGCAGTGGTGACTGAGGCCTGTGGTGCTGATAGTGCCAGTATACCAGCTGCAGTGCTAGGGGCCTGTCCCTTTCCGAAACCAGAGCAACGAAAGTCAGTTTTTGAGATATGCCCGTCTCCGGCAGAAAACAGTAACATCCAAGGAACCACAAAGCTAGTATCTGGTGAAGAATTCTGTTCAGGTTCCAGCAGCAATTTGCAGGCTCCTGGTGGCAGCTCTGAACGGtatttaaagcaaaatgaaatgaatggTGCTTACTTCAAGCAAAGCTCAGTGTTCACTAAGGATTCCTTTTCTGCCACTaccacaccaccaccatcacaattGCTTCTTTCTCCCCCTCCACCTCTTCCGCAGGTTCCTCAGCTTCCTTCTGAAGGAAAAAGCACTCTGAATGATGGAGTTTTGGAAGAACACCATCACTACCCCAACCAAAGTAACACAACTCTTTTAAGGGAAGTGAAAATAGAGGGTCACCACGAGGCACCACCATCCCGGAGTCCAACTCCCTCTACACAAGTATCCAACCCCTCTCCGATGCTTCCAGAAAGGCCTCAGAATTATTGTGTTAACAAGAATGACATACGGACTCCAGGGACAATGACGTTTCCATTGTGTTCTGAGAAAACAAGACAACTATCAGAACATCTCAAACATAACCCACCAATTCTTGGTAGCAGTGGAGATGCACAGGACCACTGCCAGCAGTTGATGGGACACAAAGAGCAAGAGATCTTCAAGAGTCAAGACAAGGAACAGACACGAGACCCTGTGCTCCCAACACAGCCCTATCTGAAACCAGGATGGATTGAATTGAAGGCCCCTCACTGTCATCAAGCAGAATCCCATCTGAAATGTAATGAGGCAACCCTGCGGTCAATTCTTCAGTATCAGTCCAACCCCTCCCATCAAATGACCTCCAAACAATACACTGGAAATTCCAACGTGCCTGGGGGGCTCCCAGGGCAAGCTTACACCCAGAAAATAATACAACCGGAGCAGAGACCACCAAGGTACCAAGCTGAGATGAATCAAGGGCAGTCTCAAGGTACAGTGGACCAGCATCTCCAGTTCCAAAAACCCTCACTCCAGGTGCACTTCTCCAAAACGGACCCTTCACCCGAAGCTCACAGACAGTCAGTCTGTGCCCTGAGGTGTCATTTCCAACAAAGACCAGATCCCCAAACTGAGAAACTCATGCCCCCAACATTGAAACGGCACTTGAATCAACAGGCTTCCGAGACTGACCCATTCTCAAACTCACACCTTTCACAACATAAGCCTCATAAGCAGGCAGCACAAACACAACCATCCCAGACTTCACATCTCTCTCAAAACCAGCAACAGCAGCAAAAACTACAGATGACGAATAAGGAACAGATGCCCCAGACCTTTTCTCATCCCCAAGGCAACAGTGATCAGCAAAGAGAAGGATCATTCTTtagccagattaaaggagaaaaatgctttCGTGGTGAAGATCAACATTCAAAATCAAGTGAGTTCCAGACTCATAATCCCCAGGTGGGACTGGAGCAAGTACAGAATATGAATAGTATAAATTCCCCCTATGGTCAGATCTTGAAGTCAAATGCAAGCAAAGTGCAGATTTCTTGTTCAAACAATATACACGTAGttccagaaaataaagaacagacTGTAAATTCTGAACTCTTTGCAGGAAACAAGATCCCAAACTCACATCACatgcaatattttccaaataatgtGACCCCAAAGCAAGATGTTCTTCACAGGTGCTTTCAAGAACTAGAACAGAAGCCTCAACAAGCTTCAGTTCTACAGGGATATAAAAATAGAAACCAAGATGTGTCTAGTCAACAAGCTGCACAGCTCGCTCAGCAAAGGTACCTGATGCAAAACCAAGCAAATGCGTTCCCTTTGCCCAATCAGGCAGGAAGTCACATTCAGACCCTGCCCCAGAAGGACATCCAAAAGCATGCTGCTCTAAGGTGGCACCTTTTGCAGAAGCAAGAACAGCAGCAAACACAACAGCTCCAAGCCGAGTCTTGCCATAGTCAGATGCAAAGGCCAATTAAAGTCGAACCGGGATCCAAGCCCCACGCCTGTATGCGCCTCATGTCAGcacagccagaaaacaaaatgtggaaaaaGATACCCAAGCAGGAGATTCCACCTCCGAGCTGTGATAACATGCAGCAGCGGAGCATCCTTGAGACCATGGAGCAGCATCTGAAGCAATTTCAGGTCAAATCATTATTTGACCATAAGGCTCTTACTCTAAAATCACAGAAGCAAGTAAAAGTTGAAATGTCAGGGCCAGTCACAGTTTTAACTAGACAAACCACTGCTGCAGAACTTGATAGCCACACCCCAGCTTTAGAGCAGCAAGCAATGCCTTCCTCAGAAAAGACACCAACCAAAAGAACAGCTGGTTCtgttctcaataattttttagaGTCACCTTCCAAATTACTAGATACTCctataaaaaatttattggatACACCTGTCAAGACTCAGTATGATTTCCCATCATGCAGATGTGTAG GTTTGGACAGAAGGGTAAAGCTATTAGGATTGAAAGAGTCATCTATACTGGTAAAGAAGGCAAAAGTTCTCAGGGATGTCCTATTGCCAAATGG GTGGTTCGCAGAAGCTGCAGCGAGGAGAAGCTACTGTGCTTGGTGCGAGAGCGAGCTGGCCACACCTGTGAGGCTGCGGTGA